In one window of Ovis aries strain OAR_USU_Benz2616 breed Rambouillet chromosome 3, ARS-UI_Ramb_v3.0, whole genome shotgun sequence DNA:
- the LOC105614774 gene encoding olfactory receptor 6C4-like isoform X2 produces the protein MKNQTYITEFILLGLTDIPELQSVIFILLFLTYVFSIIGNLTIITLTLLDSHLHTPMYFFLWNFSFLEISFTTTFTPRLLFSISTGNKSISFAGCLTQYFFVIFFGATEFYLLAAMSYDRYVAICKPLHYMTLMNSRVCIQLVLCSWLAGFLIILSPIIMTSQLDFCASNKLNHYFCDYGPLIEISCSDTRLLELVDFILAVVTLVLTLMLVILSYTNIIQTVLKIPSAQQRKKAFSTCSSHMIVITLSYGSCIFMYIKPSAKEGVAFNKGVAVLNTSIAPLLNPFIYTLRNEQVKQAFKNVARKIVSL, from the coding sequence ATGAAAAATCAAACCTATATAACAGAATTCATTCTGCTGGGACTAACAGACATCCCAGAGCTTCAATCTGTAATCTTCATACTTCTCTTCCTCACCTATGTATTCAGCATTATTGGAAACCTGACGATCATCACCCTCACACTACTGGACTCCCACCTCCACACGcccatgtatttcttcctctgGAACTTCTCCTTCTTAGAAATTTCCTTTACAACCACTTTTACTCCTAGGCTACTGTTCAGCATATCAACTGGGAACAAGAGCATCAGCTTTGCTGGCTGCCTCACTCAGTACTTCTTTGTGATATTCTTTGGGGCCACAGAGTTTTACCTTCTGGCTGCCATgtcctatgaccgctatgtggccatatGCAAACCCCTGCATTACATGACCCTCATGAACAGCAGAGTCTGCATCCAGCTAGTCCTCTGCTCTTGGCTGGCTGGATTTCTCATCATCCTATCCCCAATCATCATGACCAGTCAACTGGACTTCTGTGCCTCCAACAAGCTGAATCATTATTTTTGTGACTATGGACCCCTCATAGAAATATCTTGCTCAGACACAAGACTCCTGGAGCTGGTTGACTTCATCTTAGCAGTTGTGACGTTGGTGCTCACCCTGATGCTGGTGATTCTCTCCTACACAAACATCATCCAGACTGTTCTAAAGATCCCCTCAGCTCAGCAAAGGAAGAAAGCCTTTTCCACATGCTCATCCCACATGATTGTCATCACCCTCTCTTATGGCAGCTGCATCTTCATGTACATAAAACCCTCAGCAAAAGAAGGAGTTGCCTTCAATAAGGGAGTCGCTGTGCTCAATACCTCAATTGCCCCTTTATTGAACCCATTCATTTATACTCTGAGGAATGAACAAGTAAAACAAGCCTTCAAAAATGTGGCCAGAAAGATTGTGAGTCTTTAG
- the LOC101106418 gene encoding olfactory receptor 2AP1, producing the protein MKNKTVLTEFILLGLTDVPELQVMVFIFLLLTYLLSIIGNLTILILTLLDSHLQTPMYFFLRNFSFLEISFTSIFIPRVLISITTGNKSISFAGCFAQYFFAIFPGATEFYLLAAMSYDRYVAICKPLHYTTIMSGKVCTQLVLCSWLAGLMVIIPPITLMSQQDFCESNRLNHYFCDYEPLRELSCSNTNLIEKVVFLVASVTLVATLVLVTLSYTSIIRTILKLPSAHQRIKAFSTCSSHLIVISLSYGSCFFIYVKPTAKEVDTFNKGVALLTTSAAPLLNPFIYTLRNQQVKQAFKDTVRKLVSLKDFQD; encoded by the coding sequence atgaaaaataaaaccgtGTTGACTGAGTTCATCCTGCTGGGTCTAACAGACGTCCCTGAACTCCAGGTGATGGTTTTCATCTTTCTGCTCCTCACCTATTTACTCAGCATCATTGGAAATCTGACAATCCTCATCCTCACCTTGCTGGACTCTCATCTTCAGACCCCCATGTATTTCTTTCTCCGAAACTTCTCCTTCTTAGAAATTTCCTTCACAAGCATCTTCATTCCCAGGGTCCTGATCAGCATCACAACAGGGAACAAGAGTATCAGCTTTGCTGGCTGCTTTGCTCAATATTTCTTTGCCATATTCCCGGGGGCCACGGAGTTTTACCTTCTGGCTGCCATgtcctatgaccgctatgtggccatatGCAAACCCCTGCATTACACAACCATTATGAGTGGCAAAGTCTGCACCCAACTTGTTCTCTGCTCTTGGCTGGCTGGGTTAATGGTTATTATACCACCAATCACTCTGATGAGTCAGCAGGACTTTTGTGAATCCAATAGGCTGAATCATTATTTCTGTGACTATGAGCCCCTTCGGGAACTCTCATGTTCAAACACAAACCTTATAGAGAAAGTTGTCTTCCTTGTGGCATCGGTGACCCTGGTGGCCACTCTGGTGCTAGTCACTCTCTCCTACACGTCCATCATCAGGACTATTCTGAAACTCCCCTCTGCCCATCAAAGGATAAAAGCCTTTTCCACTTGTTCTTCCCACTTGATtgtcatttctctctcttatGGAAGCTGCTTCTTCATTTATGTTAAGCCCACAGCAAAAGAAGTGGACACATTCAACAAAGGAGTAGCTCTACTCACTACCTCAGCTGCACCTTTGCTAAATCCCTTCATTTACACCCTAAGGAATCAACAGGTAAAACAAGCCTTCAAAGATACAGTCCGGAAGCTCGTGAGTCTTAAAGACTTTCAAGATTAA
- the LOC105614774 gene encoding olfactory receptor 6C4-like isoform X1 — protein sequence MKNQTYITEFILLGLTDIPELQSVIFILLFLTYVFSIIGNLTIITLTLLDSHLHTPMYFFLWNFSFLEISFTTTFTPRLLFSISTGNKSISFAGCLTQYFFVIFFGATEFYLLAAMSYDRYVAICKPLHYMTLMNSRVCIQLVLCSWLAGFLIILSPIIMTSQLDFCASNKLNHYFCDYGPLIEISCSDTRLLELVDFILAVVTLVLTLMLVILSYTNIIQTVLKIPSAQQRKKAFSTCSSHMIVITLSYGSCIFMYIKPSAKEGVAFNKGVAVLNTSIAPLLNPFIYTLRNEQVKQAFKNSMRQM from the exons ATGAAAAATCAAACCTATATAACAGAATTCATTCTGCTGGGACTAACAGACATCCCAGAGCTTCAATCTGTAATCTTCATACTTCTCTTCCTCACCTATGTATTCAGCATTATTGGAAACCTGACGATCATCACCCTCACACTACTGGACTCCCACCTCCACACGcccatgtatttcttcctctgGAACTTCTCCTTCTTAGAAATTTCCTTTACAACCACTTTTACTCCTAGGCTACTGTTCAGCATATCAACTGGGAACAAGAGCATCAGCTTTGCTGGCTGCCTCACTCAGTACTTCTTTGTGATATTCTTTGGGGCCACAGAGTTTTACCTTCTGGCTGCCATgtcctatgaccgctatgtggccatatGCAAACCCCTGCATTACATGACCCTCATGAACAGCAGAGTCTGCATCCAGCTAGTCCTCTGCTCTTGGCTGGCTGGATTTCTCATCATCCTATCCCCAATCATCATGACCAGTCAACTGGACTTCTGTGCCTCCAACAAGCTGAATCATTATTTTTGTGACTATGGACCCCTCATAGAAATATCTTGCTCAGACACAAGACTCCTGGAGCTGGTTGACTTCATCTTAGCAGTTGTGACGTTGGTGCTCACCCTGATGCTGGTGATTCTCTCCTACACAAACATCATCCAGACTGTTCTAAAGATCCCCTCAGCTCAGCAAAGGAAGAAAGCCTTTTCCACATGCTCATCCCACATGATTGTCATCACCCTCTCTTATGGCAGCTGCATCTTCATGTACATAAAACCCTCAGCAAAAGAAGGAGTTGCCTTCAATAAGGGAGTCGCTGTGCTCAATACCTCAATTGCCCCTTTATTGAACCCATTCATTTATACTCTGAGGAATGAACAAGTAAAACAAGCCTTCAAAAAT tcaatgaggcagatgtag